A stretch of Pelagicoccus sp. SDUM812003 DNA encodes these proteins:
- a CDS encoding MATE family efflux transporter yields the protein MESNALRTENLFKLTWPIFLQNTTNSAVMFVDFVFFSYLSDTIAGTVGQLLPVFWMGAFVIPVFAGTGISVASQYMGANRSEKVIPTYILNLGLSASLGTLYAGALWIFSDEIGIWLGMSPSLNAIGSSYLSTICFYFIFMGVMVAYNAILSSKGMTHWLMYTSFAIAGVNLLLNSLFVFVFDWGVKGVSFASVCSAAVSMAIGIWLVHRKLRVAFYLKGIWSEVVTVFRPMLRIGIPNVLEPFSYSVQQTIISSFIISMGVVSMAAHNYAGRMQMFQISFGFSLAQASQILMAHWMGKRRFEDVNRLFWKVISSAMAVAFINCILVWRYSDWFLSLFTDDPYIKEVGRSLLFISIFFEPARAVNIIGGFSLRTVGDARFSLIVGMLFIWGIVPFIYGINHFYGFTIVGMWVCFAADEIIRCLINLWRWQTGKWKAMGFGDD from the coding sequence ATGGAATCGAACGCTCTAAGAACAGAAAATCTATTCAAGCTTACTTGGCCGATATTTCTACAGAATACCACCAATAGCGCGGTGATGTTCGTAGACTTCGTCTTTTTCAGCTATCTCTCTGACACCATTGCCGGCACAGTAGGCCAGTTGCTTCCGGTTTTTTGGATGGGGGCGTTTGTGATTCCGGTATTTGCTGGCACCGGAATTTCGGTCGCTTCGCAATACATGGGCGCAAATCGTTCGGAGAAAGTCATTCCGACGTATATTTTGAATCTTGGACTTTCGGCGTCGCTCGGAACGCTCTATGCGGGAGCGCTATGGATTTTCTCGGATGAAATTGGAATCTGGTTGGGAATGTCTCCATCGCTGAATGCGATTGGCAGCTCTTATCTATCAACCATCTGCTTCTATTTCATATTCATGGGCGTAATGGTGGCCTATAATGCGATACTCTCGTCAAAGGGAATGACGCATTGGCTGATGTATACATCGTTCGCCATAGCAGGAGTGAATTTGCTCCTTAATTCACTTTTCGTTTTCGTGTTTGATTGGGGAGTAAAGGGAGTGAGTTTCGCTTCTGTCTGCAGCGCCGCAGTCTCCATGGCGATAGGGATTTGGCTTGTGCACCGGAAACTGCGTGTCGCGTTTTATCTAAAGGGGATTTGGTCTGAGGTGGTGACCGTATTTCGTCCGATGCTACGCATTGGGATCCCTAACGTTCTGGAGCCGTTCAGTTATAGTGTGCAGCAGACTATTATATCTAGTTTTATTATTTCCATGGGGGTCGTATCGATGGCGGCGCATAATTACGCGGGTAGGATGCAAATGTTTCAGATTTCGTTTGGGTTTTCGTTGGCGCAGGCCTCTCAGATACTCATGGCGCACTGGATGGGAAAGAGGCGTTTTGAGGATGTGAATCGCTTGTTTTGGAAAGTGATTTCATCAGCGATGGCAGTTGCTTTTATCAACTGTATCTTAGTTTGGCGCTATTCGGATTGGTTCTTATCCCTATTCACCGATGATCCTTATATCAAGGAGGTCGGGCGTTCGCTGCTTTTCATATCGATTTTTTTCGAGCCAGCGCGGGCCGTTAATATCATCGGCGGCTTTTCGTTGAGAACGGTAGGGGACGCTCGTTTTTCTTTGATCGTAGGTATGCTTTTTATTTGGGGAATCGTTCCTTTTATATACGGGATTAACCACTTTTATGGCTTTACGATCGTAGGCATGTGGGTGTGTTTTGCCGCTGATGAAATAATAAGGTGTTTAATTAATCTTTGGCGTTGGCAAACCGGAAAATGGAAGGCAATGGGATTTGGTGATGATTAA
- the accB gene encoding acetyl-CoA carboxylase biotin carboxyl carrier protein — MDIKEIKQIVDLMKKSDLTEFSVEEENFKLQIKRATESANAPQIVSYAPAPAAAAPAAPAPETAPAPAPSAAVEDNSKYITSPMVGTFYTAPSPDSSAFVKVGDSVEAESVVCIIEAMKIMNEIQSELKGTIAEILVENGQPVEFGQRLFRLS, encoded by the coding sequence TTGGACATCAAAGAGATTAAGCAGATCGTCGACCTAATGAAGAAGTCCGACCTAACGGAATTTTCGGTCGAGGAAGAGAACTTCAAATTGCAAATTAAGCGAGCGACCGAGAGCGCCAACGCCCCGCAAATCGTCAGCTACGCCCCTGCTCCTGCCGCAGCGGCTCCTGCAGCTCCCGCTCCTGAAACCGCTCCTGCGCCCGCTCCCTCCGCAGCCGTCGAGGACAATTCGAAGTACATCACTTCTCCCATGGTCGGCACCTTCTACACCGCGCCATCCCCGGACAGCTCCGCATTCGTGAAGGTGGGAGACTCCGTGGAGGCCGAAAGCGTGGTCTGCATCATTGAAGCAATGAAGATCATGAACGAAATCCAGTCCGAGCTCAAAGGCACGATCGCCGAGATACTCGTCGAGAACGGCCAGCCGGTCGAATTCGGCCAGCGCCTCTTTCGCTTGTCCTAG
- the accC gene encoding acetyl-CoA carboxylase biotin carboxylase subunit — protein MQKVLIANRGEIALRIVRACRELGIKTLAVYSEADIESLHVQLADEAICIGRAPSSESYLRADRIISAAEIADVDAIHPGYGFLSENADFAEQCESCNIKFIGPSSHSIRMMGDKAVAKETVRNAGVPVVDGSDGPIDSEDEALKISQRIGYPVIIKAVAGGGGRGMRVAHNDIALRKEFNIARNEAEKAFGNGSVYVEKYIQNPRHIEFQVLADSHGKVLHLGERDCSVQRRHQKLIEEAPSPFLTPELRKTMGDAAVKATQAANYEGAGTIEFLVDQDGSFYFLEMNTRIQVEHPVTEEVTGIDLIKQQLLIAQGEAIAFNQEDITFDKHAIECRINAEDPSKNFIPSPGSIDLYYAPGGHGVRVDSHAYGGYVIPPYYDSMIGKLITYGATREIAIQRMYRALEEYLIRGIKTTIPLHKAILRDPTFREGKATTAFMAEFMTHHKTFE, from the coding sequence ATGCAGAAAGTATTGATCGCCAATCGTGGCGAAATCGCCCTTCGCATCGTCAGAGCCTGCCGAGAACTTGGAATCAAGACGCTCGCCGTCTACTCCGAGGCCGACATCGAATCTCTCCACGTACAGCTCGCCGACGAAGCGATTTGTATCGGCAGGGCCCCCAGCTCCGAGAGCTACCTCAGAGCGGACCGGATCATCAGCGCCGCTGAAATAGCCGATGTAGACGCCATTCACCCCGGCTACGGATTTCTCTCGGAGAACGCGGACTTCGCCGAGCAATGCGAATCCTGCAACATCAAGTTCATCGGACCATCCTCCCACTCCATCAGAATGATGGGCGACAAAGCCGTCGCCAAGGAAACGGTTCGCAACGCAGGCGTACCTGTCGTCGACGGCAGCGACGGTCCGATCGACTCGGAGGACGAGGCCCTGAAGATCTCTCAACGCATCGGCTACCCCGTCATCATCAAGGCGGTCGCCGGGGGCGGCGGTCGCGGCATGCGCGTCGCGCACAACGACATCGCCCTGCGCAAGGAATTCAACATCGCCCGCAACGAAGCCGAAAAAGCGTTCGGCAACGGCTCGGTTTACGTGGAAAAATACATCCAGAATCCGCGCCACATCGAGTTCCAGGTGCTTGCCGACAGCCATGGAAAAGTGCTTCACCTCGGCGAGCGCGACTGCTCCGTCCAGCGACGTCACCAGAAGCTGATCGAGGAAGCGCCCTCCCCTTTCCTGACGCCCGAGCTGCGCAAAACCATGGGAGATGCAGCCGTGAAGGCCACCCAAGCGGCCAACTACGAAGGAGCCGGCACGATCGAATTTCTGGTGGACCAAGACGGCAGCTTCTACTTCCTCGAGATGAACACCCGAATCCAGGTGGAGCATCCGGTGACCGAGGAAGTGACTGGCATCGACCTCATCAAGCAGCAGCTGCTCATCGCCCAGGGCGAGGCGATCGCCTTCAACCAGGAGGACATCACCTTCGACAAGCATGCGATCGAGTGTCGCATCAATGCGGAAGACCCCTCTAAAAACTTCATTCCCAGTCCCGGCAGCATCGATCTCTACTACGCGCCTGGCGGCCACGGCGTTCGCGTCGATTCCCATGCCTACGGCGGCTACGTCATCCCGCCCTACTACGACAGCATGATCGGCAAGCTCATCACCTATGGAGCGACGCGAGAAATCGCCATCCAGCGCATGTACCGGGCTCTCGAAGAATACCTTATCCGCGGGATAAAGACCACCATCCCTCTGCACAAAGCGATCCTGCGCGACCCCACCTTCCGAGAAGGCAAAGCGACCACCGCGTTCATGGCTGAATTCATGACGCACCACAAAACCTTCGAGTAG
- a CDS encoding Asp23/Gls24 family envelope stress response protein, with translation MDQQEPTIEIGEDQDGSLGQIKVNHTVVATIVKMAATSVAGVVGVGGSFIENVSALFSSKDYDKGVRVSEDEGGNYHIELRVHMQYGVELAKTAENLQLTVGKQVTNMTGKTVAAVDVIIEGVKMEEEIRRERAKEAESED, from the coding sequence ATGGATCAACAAGAACCAACCATCGAAATCGGCGAAGACCAGGACGGCTCTCTCGGCCAGATCAAAGTCAACCACACCGTCGTCGCGACCATCGTCAAAATGGCGGCGACCAGCGTTGCGGGAGTTGTCGGCGTCGGTGGCAGCTTCATCGAGAACGTTTCCGCCCTCTTCTCGAGCAAGGATTACGACAAGGGCGTACGTGTATCAGAAGACGAAGGCGGAAACTACCACATCGAGCTTCGCGTGCACATGCAGTACGGCGTCGAGCTCGCCAAGACCGCGGAAAACCTCCAGCTCACCGTCGGCAAGCAGGTCACCAACATGACCGGCAAGACGGTAGCCGCAGTCGACGTAATCATCGAAGGCGTCAAAATGGAGGAGGAAATCCGCCGCGAACGCGCCAAGGAAGCCGAGTCGGAAGACTAG
- the thiE gene encoding thiamine phosphate synthase, which yields MLPLNSIRYYGILDTGYVSASDWLAKYDALERGGAGIIQIRAKTESTQQRAELVKRVVEHRSKKAAPIDQQPHLIVNDDLDLCLAHPGLGLHVGQDDLPAATARERLGPDRLLGLSTHSFEQAKAAMDLGPSTLSYFAVGPVFPTQTKPTYQAVGLQLVAEVAAEAPELPFFCIGGINRQNIPQVIAAGAKRVVTVSDTLCDEDTAQAVAKSIQLLGQA from the coding sequence ATGCTTCCCCTCAATTCGATCCGCTACTACGGAATACTGGACACGGGCTACGTCTCCGCGTCCGACTGGCTCGCTAAGTACGACGCCTTGGAACGCGGCGGCGCCGGCATCATCCAAATCCGGGCGAAAACCGAATCAACCCAGCAGCGAGCCGAGCTGGTGAAACGCGTCGTCGAGCATCGATCGAAAAAGGCCGCGCCCATCGATCAGCAGCCTCACCTCATCGTGAACGACGATCTTGATCTCTGCCTTGCCCACCCAGGACTCGGCCTCCACGTCGGGCAGGACGACCTCCCTGCGGCAACGGCTCGCGAACGTCTAGGCCCCGACCGGCTGCTCGGCCTTTCCACCCATTCCTTCGAGCAGGCCAAAGCCGCCATGGATCTCGGCCCTTCCACACTAAGCTACTTCGCGGTCGGTCCCGTTTTCCCCACCCAAACCAAGCCCACCTATCAAGCGGTGGGGCTGCAACTGGTCGCTGAAGTCGCGGCGGAAGCCCCCGAACTCCCCTTTTTCTGTATCGGAGGCATCAACCGCCAAAACATTCCTCAAGTCATCGCGGCCGGAGCCAAGCGGGTAGTAACCGTTTCCGATACCCTCTGCGACGAGGATACCGCCCAAGCGGTCGCCAAATCGATCCAGCTCCTCGGACAAGCCTAG
- a CDS encoding LacI family DNA-binding transcriptional regulator produces the protein MAKLNQKLIADKLNLSRTTVSRCFTNHPKINPETRAKVFRLAAEMGYSYSAQRNGNNAKLAGRRKLAVIVGIGEKERDKNDTKTAEELLTGISEKAAIEKLEIEAFYVDPQSFLPQSRARQIIKGVSCLDWKGAILIYPLKEEAVSNIMAKFPTVSVLEDYDNCDVDCIHPDQIRGISRLMQRLVELGHRRIGFLSWKYPVHTPWVERRLGAYVENIYRFGLQLDQDIILNLRPEEQIPLDELAQRAAELTRQGVTAWVCAADHQAYHLIERFKSLGISVPEHCSITGFDGLAPPPGLPQVTSIHIPFRDIGISAISSLLRKIDHPNTSRRNIQVSGDMIIGETSGPPPKS, from the coding sequence ATGGCCAAATTGAATCAAAAACTCATCGCGGATAAGCTCAACCTCTCCCGGACCACCGTATCTCGCTGCTTCACCAACCATCCGAAAATCAATCCGGAAACGCGAGCCAAGGTCTTTCGACTGGCAGCCGAAATGGGCTACTCCTACTCGGCCCAACGCAACGGCAACAACGCCAAGCTCGCCGGGCGCCGCAAGCTGGCTGTCATCGTCGGCATCGGCGAGAAGGAACGCGACAAGAACGATACCAAAACCGCAGAGGAGCTGCTGACCGGCATCAGCGAGAAGGCCGCCATCGAAAAGCTCGAGATCGAGGCGTTCTACGTCGATCCGCAGTCCTTCCTACCCCAATCCAGAGCTCGCCAGATCATCAAAGGCGTGAGTTGCCTCGACTGGAAGGGCGCCATCCTCATCTACCCCCTCAAGGAGGAGGCAGTCAGCAACATCATGGCGAAATTCCCCACCGTGTCAGTGCTGGAGGACTACGACAACTGCGACGTCGATTGCATCCATCCGGACCAGATCCGCGGAATTTCACGACTCATGCAGCGCCTAGTGGAGCTCGGGCACCGTCGCATAGGATTTCTCAGCTGGAAGTATCCCGTGCACACGCCATGGGTGGAGCGTCGACTTGGGGCCTACGTCGAAAACATCTACCGCTTCGGCCTGCAACTCGATCAGGACATCATCCTCAACCTTCGCCCCGAGGAGCAAATCCCTCTCGACGAACTAGCCCAACGGGCCGCGGAGCTGACCCGTCAAGGCGTCACCGCCTGGGTTTGCGCCGCAGACCACCAGGCCTACCACCTCATCGAACGCTTCAAGTCGCTCGGCATTTCCGTGCCAGAGCATTGCTCCATCACCGGGTTCGACGGCTTGGCGCCGCCTCCCGGTCTGCCGCAGGTCACTTCGATCCACATTCCCTTTCGCGATATCGGCATTTCCGCCATCAGCTCGCTGCTCCGAAAGATCGACCACCCCAATACCAGCCGGCGCAACATTCAGGTGTCCGGCGACATGATCATCGGAGAAACCTCCGGTCCTCCTCCAAAATCCTGA
- a CDS encoding glycoside hydrolase family 16 protein, which produces MNPVTLLKAKAGDALLGGLALISPLSIVSSFAGEEANTSGWQLVWSDEFEVDGLPDPEKWGYDVGGHGWGNKELQYYTESRAKNARVQDGLLIIEAHQEPFQGSDYTSARLVTRDTANWTYGRFEIRARIPDGLGTWPAIWMLPVDWNLGSGNWPDVGEIDIMEHVGYDVGTIHASAHSKAYQWQIGTQKTGTIELDDATSAFHTYVLEWTEDVIRAYVDDTLYFEYENEHSGWEAWPYQRDYYLILNVAFGGAWGSAKGLDPDCLPKAMEVDYVRVYQQAEI; this is translated from the coding sequence ATGAACCCCGTGACCCTTCTAAAAGCGAAAGCAGGCGATGCGCTGCTCGGCGGCCTGGCTTTGATTTCACCCCTTTCGATCGTCTCGTCCTTCGCGGGCGAGGAAGCGAACACTTCCGGCTGGCAGCTTGTCTGGTCCGACGAGTTCGAAGTCGATGGCCTGCCAGATCCCGAAAAATGGGGCTACGACGTGGGCGGACACGGATGGGGGAACAAGGAGCTGCAGTACTACACCGAATCGCGAGCCAAGAACGCTCGCGTGCAGGACGGACTGCTCATCATCGAAGCCCACCAGGAGCCTTTCCAAGGTTCAGACTACACTTCGGCAAGACTGGTGACCCGCGACACTGCCAACTGGACCTACGGACGCTTCGAGATCCGGGCCCGGATTCCCGACGGACTTGGCACCTGGCCAGCCATCTGGATGCTGCCGGTAGACTGGAACCTCGGCTCGGGCAACTGGCCTGACGTTGGGGAAATCGACATCATGGAGCACGTGGGCTACGACGTCGGCACGATTCACGCCTCCGCCCACTCCAAAGCCTACCAATGGCAGATCGGCACCCAAAAGACCGGAACCATCGAACTCGACGACGCCACCTCCGCCTTCCATACCTACGTCTTGGAATGGACCGAGGACGTCATCCGCGCCTACGTCGACGATACCCTTTACTTCGAATACGAAAACGAACACAGCGGCTGGGAAGCGTGGCCTTACCAGCGTGACTACTACCTGATCCTCAACGTCGCCTTCGGCGGGGCATGGGGTTCGGCTAAAGGGCTCGACCCGGACTGCCTGCCCAAAGCGATGGAAGTGGACTACGTTCGCGTCTACCAGCAGGCCGAAATCTGA
- a CDS encoding MFS transporter: MSQATQRIGVGEKLSYGLGDTASNFFFQTFNIFLLYYYTDVFGIGPAAAGTLFLVARSWDTINDPLMGYVADRTNSRWGKFRPYLLWMCVPYGIVGYLMFATPDLSANGKIIYAYVTYLAMMMAYTAINIPYSALMGVMSSSSSERTLIASYRFFCAFAGGLLISMLVRPLVKALGADDEALGFQLTMAIFAVASIGLFLITFFGTKERIQPSAQQKSNLKEDLLALVKNRPWLILFFVAVFNLANVAARNGAVVYYFKYYVKDDGSPMWLFFDQTTIVMTAGMLGLIIGVWFSKPLAARMEKRSIMIWFSALNALSIGLFFFVPPDAFWTMVFLSLFASIVVGPTVPLVWSMYADVADYGEWKQGRRSTGLVFSAALFAQKLGLTIGGAMAGWFLESVGFVANAEQTPESLMGIRILFTFFPAGLALLSIVAIFFYPLVNRELETMEIDLKERRNRELGGSVA; the protein is encoded by the coding sequence ATGTCCCAAGCAACTCAACGAATTGGCGTTGGCGAGAAGCTCAGCTACGGTCTCGGAGACACGGCTTCGAATTTCTTCTTCCAAACGTTCAACATTTTCCTGCTCTACTACTATACCGACGTGTTCGGCATAGGTCCGGCGGCGGCAGGCACGCTCTTTCTGGTGGCCCGCTCGTGGGACACGATCAACGATCCTTTGATGGGATATGTGGCGGATCGCACCAATAGCAGATGGGGAAAGTTTAGGCCCTATCTGCTCTGGATGTGCGTTCCGTATGGAATCGTTGGATACTTGATGTTTGCGACGCCCGACCTCAGCGCGAACGGGAAGATCATTTACGCCTATGTCACCTATCTTGCCATGATGATGGCGTACACTGCGATCAATATTCCGTATTCCGCTTTGATGGGAGTGATGTCCAGCTCATCGAGCGAGCGTACCTTGATCGCCAGCTATCGCTTCTTCTGCGCCTTCGCGGGCGGCTTGCTGATTTCGATGCTGGTGCGTCCGCTGGTGAAGGCGCTCGGGGCTGACGACGAGGCGCTCGGTTTTCAACTGACCATGGCCATCTTCGCGGTGGCCTCGATCGGGCTTTTCTTAATCACCTTTTTCGGCACCAAGGAGCGCATCCAGCCGTCGGCGCAGCAGAAGAGCAACTTGAAGGAGGACCTGTTGGCCTTGGTGAAGAATCGCCCTTGGCTGATTCTGTTTTTCGTCGCGGTTTTCAATCTGGCCAACGTGGCGGCGCGAAACGGGGCGGTGGTCTACTACTTCAAGTACTACGTGAAGGACGATGGCTCGCCCATGTGGCTGTTTTTCGACCAGACGACCATTGTCATGACCGCGGGCATGCTGGGACTCATCATCGGAGTGTGGTTTTCCAAGCCCTTGGCTGCACGCATGGAGAAGCGGTCTATCATGATCTGGTTCTCCGCTCTCAACGCGCTTTCCATCGGCCTCTTTTTCTTCGTGCCGCCTGACGCGTTTTGGACCATGGTGTTTCTCAGCCTGTTCGCTTCGATCGTGGTGGGGCCAACGGTTCCGCTGGTGTGGTCCATGTACGCCGATGTGGCTGACTATGGAGAGTGGAAGCAAGGCCGTCGCTCCACGGGTCTGGTCTTTTCCGCAGCGCTTTTCGCCCAAAAGTTGGGGCTCACCATTGGTGGGGCCATGGCGGGCTGGTTTCTGGAGTCTGTCGGGTTTGTGGCAAACGCCGAGCAGACGCCCGAGTCGCTGATGGGTATCCGAATTCTGTTTACGTTTTTCCCCGCAGGATTGGCCCTGCTTTCGATCGTAGCCATATTCTTCTACCCATTGGTCAATCGCGAGCTCGAGACCATGGAGATCGATCTGAAGGAACGGAGAAATCGCGAGTTGGGAGGCTCTGTCGCATAA
- a CDS encoding TonB-dependent receptor plug domain-containing protein, giving the protein MIRTNLSRRKQASYACLGAGVLFAATLSGQSVSTLDSEESEDDVYELTPFTVDASQDQGYRATNTISGTRLNAAIKDIPMPIEVVTEEFIKDTGSTDLRQSLAYSAGMVMTSQNDAGKGNSFGTIGGVHNPEGATSNKTQTSYKVRGFITDATLRDGYRRQFATDAANIGRVEVIRGPAALLYGIGNFGGIVNYLPKTPTEDPMQRLTLSAGNQKHYRAVFEAGDTLDNAMKLGYYVTAVHEQNGSYTELAEDERQFISPIFTFRPTEKTEVTIDMEYGLEHKNAVGFQSVRARGDLSSENVANQQDRLERAGFLQFPDKEIRTMRWSGPDTFLDTESHNIRLQATHSFSDNLNLLLGYNTSKVEFDSRDVSGGITNNVGPENLRSTITVIPASVENGDAEFVYGEVTDAIFQGSWMDKNEIIDRSQIRAELNYNFDLFENSELWSLQNSFLLGRSEEKSIKDVFTRGTIQNQYFYWDPTDSSYMRFGVNGDGTAAPGMEDVSDVHDQSWNQGTYLVYQGSWLDERLTAVAGMRRDRNDFRGMLTDFREDTVTNNDAGAKEKDTSQVGLTFALNDRISVYALKAEGIMPNFDGNRDVYGNPMDAVTAESEEAGIKFDLIEGKLSGTISAYRIKQTGTPIFYWWAPAPAKGRFDPDADIIYNVGDFNPTVEADWRNGSFTVAKPEWDAAVDSGAAYQIDGTWYLNATEAEGRAYMDRVFDASKTTNPGWPGWLYTQDDNTNNATLDFAAAEAGGYDAYLSGDQESSGWEAQFNYAPTDNMQFVLNYAQTKRSVVNAGAFPEYEWGAGGVDKWAVWYFPDGAWGLSGYSLEDQFLDPNDTSTWQGRGYGAGEKQDDTPRHALSGWGNYQIRDGQFAGLSFGLGFQYESEREYFSGITDGSGQLVTDTNGQRVVLETDTRINIDAMAKYEFTIGEDRNAHVQLNVYNVMNDQSAYGYIYAKPTTYRLQFGVDL; this is encoded by the coding sequence ATGATACGCACTAACTTATCGCGTCGTAAGCAGGCATCCTACGCTTGTCTCGGCGCCGGCGTACTTTTCGCCGCGACCCTTTCGGGTCAATCCGTCAGCACGCTTGATTCGGAGGAGTCAGAAGACGATGTCTACGAGCTCACTCCCTTCACCGTGGACGCTTCTCAAGACCAAGGATATCGAGCCACCAACACGATTTCAGGCACGCGACTCAATGCGGCCATCAAGGACATCCCGATGCCCATCGAAGTCGTCACCGAAGAATTCATCAAGGACACGGGGTCGACCGATCTCCGCCAGTCGTTGGCCTACAGCGCCGGCATGGTGATGACCTCGCAGAACGACGCGGGCAAAGGAAACAGTTTTGGCACCATCGGCGGCGTGCACAATCCCGAAGGCGCCACCAGCAACAAGACTCAAACCTCTTACAAGGTGCGCGGCTTCATCACCGACGCGACCTTGCGTGACGGCTACCGTCGCCAGTTCGCCACCGACGCCGCAAACATTGGACGTGTAGAGGTCATTCGCGGACCCGCGGCCCTCTTGTACGGAATCGGCAACTTCGGCGGCATAGTGAACTACCTGCCGAAGACTCCGACCGAGGATCCGATGCAGCGTCTGACGCTGAGCGCCGGGAACCAAAAGCACTACCGCGCGGTTTTCGAAGCGGGCGACACCTTGGATAACGCCATGAAGCTGGGCTACTACGTCACCGCGGTGCACGAGCAGAATGGCAGCTACACCGAGCTCGCCGAGGACGAGCGACAGTTCATTTCGCCGATCTTCACGTTCCGTCCCACTGAGAAGACGGAGGTCACCATCGACATGGAGTACGGATTGGAGCACAAGAACGCGGTGGGATTCCAAAGCGTTCGCGCTCGTGGCGACCTCTCAAGCGAGAACGTGGCCAACCAGCAGGACCGCTTGGAACGAGCCGGTTTCCTCCAGTTCCCGGACAAGGAGATTCGCACCATGCGCTGGAGCGGACCCGATACGTTTCTCGATACCGAGTCGCATAACATCCGTCTGCAAGCTACGCATAGCTTTAGCGACAACCTGAATTTGCTTCTTGGATACAACACATCCAAGGTCGAGTTCGATTCTCGCGACGTGTCGGGTGGCATCACCAACAACGTCGGTCCTGAAAACCTGCGCAGCACCATCACGGTTATCCCAGCTAGTGTGGAGAACGGCGATGCCGAGTTCGTTTATGGCGAAGTCACGGACGCGATTTTCCAGGGTTCCTGGATGGACAAGAACGAGATTATCGATCGCAGTCAGATCCGCGCCGAGTTGAACTACAACTTCGACCTGTTCGAAAACAGCGAGCTCTGGAGCTTGCAGAACAGCTTCTTGCTCGGACGCTCGGAAGAGAAGTCGATCAAGGACGTCTTCACACGCGGCACCATCCAAAACCAATACTTCTACTGGGATCCGACCGACTCCTCCTACATGCGCTTCGGCGTGAATGGCGATGGTACGGCTGCTCCTGGCATGGAAGACGTCAGCGACGTGCATGACCAATCCTGGAACCAGGGAACCTACCTCGTGTACCAGGGCAGCTGGCTGGACGAGCGTCTGACCGCAGTGGCTGGTATGCGCCGCGACCGAAACGACTTCCGCGGCATGCTGACCGATTTCCGCGAGGACACCGTCACCAACAACGATGCGGGAGCCAAGGAAAAGGACACTTCGCAAGTCGGTCTGACCTTCGCTCTCAACGATCGGATCTCCGTTTACGCCCTAAAGGCGGAGGGCATCATGCCAAACTTCGACGGCAATCGCGACGTCTACGGCAATCCAATGGACGCGGTCACCGCCGAAAGCGAGGAAGCAGGTATCAAGTTCGACCTGATCGAAGGCAAACTGAGCGGTACGATCAGCGCCTACCGTATCAAGCAAACGGGTACGCCTATCTTCTACTGGTGGGCTCCAGCTCCCGCGAAGGGACGCTTCGATCCGGACGCCGACATCATCTACAATGTAGGCGACTTCAATCCCACCGTGGAAGCGGATTGGAGAAACGGCTCCTTCACCGTCGCCAAACCGGAATGGGACGCGGCCGTGGATAGTGGCGCAGCTTATCAGATCGATGGAACGTGGTACCTCAACGCCACCGAGGCGGAAGGCCGCGCTTATATGGACCGCGTCTTCGACGCTTCCAAAACCACAAATCCTGGCTGGCCTGGCTGGCTCTACACTCAGGACGACAATACCAACAACGCTACGCTGGACTTCGCTGCGGCGGAAGCGGGCGGGTACGACGCCTACCTCAGCGGCGACCAGGAGTCATCCGGTTGGGAAGCTCAGTTCAACTATGCACCTACCGATAACATGCAGTTCGTGCTCAACTACGCTCAGACCAAGCGTTCGGTGGTCAATGCTGGCGCCTTCCCTGAATACGAGTGGGGCGCGGGCGGCGTCGACAAGTGGGCCGTCTGGTACTTCCCGGATGGCGCGTGGGGACTTTCTGGATACTCGCTCGAGGATCAGTTCCTCGATCCGAACGACACCTCCACCTGGCAGGGCCGTGGATACGGCGCTGGCGAAAAGCAGGATGATACGCCGCGTCATGCTCTCAGCGGCTGGGGTAACTACCAGATTCGCGACGGCCAGTTCGCTGGCCTCTCCTTCGGCCTTGGCTTTCAGTACGAGAGCGAGCGCGAGTACTTCTCGGGCATCACCGACGGATCCGGTCAGCTCGTGACCGACACCAACGGTCAGCGTGTGGTCTTGGAAACGGACACTCGCATCAATATCGACGCCATGGCCAAGTACGAGTTCACCATCGGCGAGGACAGAAATGCCCACGTGCAGTTGAATGTCTACAACGTGATGAACGATCAGTCGGCATACGGCTATATTTACGCCAAGCCGACGACTTACCGCCTCCAGTTCGGCGTGGATCTCTAA